A single window of Carassius auratus strain Wakin chromosome 9, ASM336829v1, whole genome shotgun sequence DNA harbors:
- the LOC113109354 gene encoding BTB/POZ domain-containing protein KCTD12-like: MALADPECGISNGADSVSPFSDIIELNVGGQVYVTRHTTLIAVPDSLLWDMFSRKTPTELARDSKGRFFLDRDGFLFRYILDYLRDLNLVLPDYFPEKSRLQREAEFFQLRDLSKLLSPNMSKDNSITDEICQSDSEEPSAPPLLGPDASRTVSVAVTTHSPSLESKKSGYITVGYRGSYTIGRDIQTDAKFRRVARITVCGKTSLAKEVFGDTLNESRDPDRPPERYTSRYYLKYNFLEQAFDKLSEFGFHMVACSSTGTCAYSSNDPNEDKTWTSYTEYVFCRE; this comes from the coding sequence AACGGCGCGGATTCCGTCTCCCCGTTTTCTGACATTATTGAACTAAATGTGGGAGGACAAGTGTATGTGACACGGCACACGACTTTAATAGCCGTACCGGATTCTCTTCTGTGGGACATGTTTAGTAGGAAAACACCGACAGAGCTGGCACGGGACAGCAAAGGTCGCTTCTTTCTGGACAGGGACGGCTTTCTTTTCCGATACATTTTAGACTACCTACGGGATTTAAATCTGGTTTTGCCTGACTATTTTCCAGAGAAGAGCAGATTACAGCGGGAGGCTGAGTTTTTTCAGCTGCGGGACCTGTCCAAGCTCTTGAGTCCCAATATGAGTAAAGACAACTCCATCACCGATGAGATCTGCCAGAGTGACTCGGAGGAACCGAGCGCGCCTCCGCTTCTGGGACCCGACGCCTCGCGCACAGTGTCCGTCGCTGTCACCACTCACTCGCCCTCCCTCGAGTCCAAAAAGTCGGGCTACATCACAGTCGGTTACCGGGGCTCATACACAATCGGAAGAGACATTCAGACAGACGCCAAATTCAGGCGAGTCGCGAGGATCACGGTGTGCGGGAAGACCTCTTTGGCTAAGGAGGTGTTTGGAGACACTTTGAACGAGAGCAGAGACCCGGACCGTCCTCCGGAGAGGTACACATCGCGCTATTATCTGAAATACAATTTTCTCGAGCAGGCGTTTGACAAACTGTCAGAGTTTGGCTTCCATATGGTCGCGTGCAGCTCCACTGGCACGTGCGCTTACTCTAGCAACGACCCAAACGAGGACAAAACCTGGACAAGCTACACAGAGTATGTTTTCTGTCGAGAATAA